One stretch of Pigmentiphaga aceris DNA includes these proteins:
- a CDS encoding flavin reductase family protein: MDSHIAPVALEKAYRLLNHGPTVLVSARHDGVDNVMAAAWACALDFSPPKLTVVLDKATRTRALVEGSGTFVIQVPTVALLALTHQVGTRSLIDEPAKLANADVKLVEIEGYDLPFVAGCAAWLACKVVPEPHNQQTYDLFIGEVVGAWADTRVFRNGHWEFADADPSLRSLHYVAGGQFYAIGESLVVDEKTA, translated from the coding sequence ATGGACAGTCACATTGCACCGGTTGCGCTGGAAAAAGCGTATCGGCTGTTGAATCACGGCCCCACGGTGTTGGTATCTGCACGACATGATGGCGTGGACAACGTCATGGCGGCAGCCTGGGCCTGCGCACTGGATTTTTCACCCCCGAAATTGACGGTGGTATTGGACAAGGCCACGCGTACCCGCGCATTGGTGGAAGGCAGCGGCACCTTTGTGATTCAGGTGCCTACGGTTGCCTTGCTTGCGCTCACGCATCAGGTCGGCACACGCAGCTTGATCGATGAGCCGGCCAAGTTGGCCAACGCCGATGTGAAACTGGTCGAGATTGAAGGATATGACCTGCCGTTTGTGGCAGGTTGTGCCGCGTGGCTGGCGTGCAAGGTGGTGCCGGAACCGCATAACCAGCAGACCTACGATCTGTTCATCGGCGAGGTGGTTGGGGCTTGGGCGGACACGCGCGTGTTCAGGAATGGTCACTGGGAATTTGCGGATGCCGATCCGTCCTTGCGCAGCCTGCACTATGTGGCGGGTGGGCAGTTCTACGCCATTGGCGAGTCCTTGGTAGTCGATGAAAAAACGGCCTGA
- a CDS encoding DUF4142 domain-containing protein, whose translation MKALKFTAASIALAIASIGAAHAELSSGDKKFLEKAAESGQLELATSQLAVERATHPDVKAFAQMMVTDHTKADTELKALAASKQVTLPMEQPRKVKSELEDLGKKQGIEFDKEYADEIAVDAHKDAVDLFKDAAEDAKDPDVKAWAAKTLPTLQAHYDAGRMLKEKLKDVK comes from the coding sequence ATGAAAGCACTCAAATTCACCGCCGCCTCTATCGCACTTGCCATCGCTTCGATCGGCGCTGCACACGCCGAACTGTCCAGCGGCGACAAGAAGTTCCTGGAGAAGGCTGCTGAGTCCGGTCAACTGGAATTGGCGACCAGCCAACTGGCGGTCGAGCGCGCTACGCACCCCGATGTGAAGGCCTTCGCCCAGATGATGGTGACCGACCACACCAAGGCCGACACTGAATTGAAGGCGCTGGCTGCATCGAAGCAGGTCACGCTTCCGATGGAGCAGCCGCGCAAGGTCAAGTCGGAACTGGAAGACCTGGGCAAGAAGCAGGGCATCGAGTTCGACAAGGAATACGCGGACGAGATCGCCGTTGATGCGCACAAGGATGCCGTGGACCTGTTCAAGGACGCGGCTGAAGATGCCAAGGACCCGGACGTGAAGGCCTGGGCGGCCAAGACCCTGCCCACGCTGCAAGCCCATTACGATGCGGGCCGCATGTTGAAGGAAAAGCTGAAAGACGTGAAGTAA
- a CDS encoding XRE family transcriptional regulator — MISRSEMGQRLRAARKSRKLTLKTLSDRSGVALSTLSKMELAQVAISFEKVAAVAKALDLDISRLFEASVVETDAASVASKPTFVRNSVADVPVYIGDHYQYKMLAGDYPGKHMLPMHGRVLARELEEFADFGRHPGQEFLMVLSGVVQVCFETGESVVLRPSESIYFDSGIGHVYLSQGKAEAEVLILMHHA; from the coding sequence TTGATCTCCCGGTCCGAAATGGGGCAGCGGCTGCGGGCGGCTCGCAAGTCGCGCAAGCTGACGCTGAAGACCTTGTCCGACCGCAGCGGCGTGGCCTTGTCGACCTTGTCGAAGATGGAATTGGCCCAGGTCGCCATCAGCTTCGAAAAAGTAGCGGCCGTGGCCAAGGCGCTTGACCTGGATATCTCTCGCCTGTTTGAAGCGTCCGTGGTCGAGACCGATGCAGCATCCGTCGCATCCAAACCCACGTTCGTGCGCAACTCGGTGGCCGACGTACCCGTCTATATCGGGGACCACTATCAGTACAAGATGTTGGCCGGTGACTATCCCGGCAAACACATGTTGCCCATGCATGGCCGCGTCTTGGCGCGCGAGCTGGAGGAGTTCGCTGATTTCGGACGTCATCCCGGTCAGGAATTTCTGATGGTGTTATCCGGTGTGGTGCAGGTTTGTTTCGAGACCGGGGAATCTGTGGTGCTCAGACCGTCGGAGTCGATCTACTTCGACAGTGGCATTGGCCATGTTTACCTGTCCCAAGGTAAGGCAGAGGCTGAAGTGCTCATCCTGATGCATCACGCGTGA
- a CDS encoding amidase — translation MHANNSLTALSAVELRRLIGTKEISPVELLEACIARIEAVNPYVNAITATSFDRARAEARVAEQAVLRGDALGLLHGLPLGVKDLEATADLLTTYGSPLFRDNIPAADNLLVARLRAAGAIVAGKTNIPEFGAGSNSRNAVWGATGNPFNPNLNAGGSSGGSAAALACDMLPVCTGSDTGGSLRIPAAICGVVGFRPSPGVVPSERKLLGWSPLSVVGPMGRTVADACLQLAATAGPAGGDPLSYPLDPLQFLTPEPVDLGKLKVGWIEDFGVCDVDPGMRDTMRAKMAEMGHLFARCDAIQMNLHDAHRCFDVLRAESFVAGMREAYERDPASLGPNPRANFEMGAAMSLLDAAWARAEQTRLLREFEKAYEDYDILLAPVVPVSAFPWVNLYAEVIDGKTQANYYRWLSLAYVVTLTAHPSLALPCGLDYAGMPFGVQVIGGFREDRKTLNVAHAMEQAFASSPTLRRPIPNIAALRHAEPSLTSIVTAPPIYQRDAGANSMSTSSV, via the coding sequence GTGCATGCCAACAACAGTCTGACCGCCCTGTCCGCCGTCGAGCTTCGACGCCTGATCGGAACCAAGGAAATCTCGCCGGTCGAGTTGCTGGAAGCCTGCATTGCCCGTATCGAGGCGGTCAACCCCTACGTGAACGCCATCACCGCCACCAGCTTCGATCGTGCCCGGGCCGAAGCCCGGGTGGCCGAACAAGCCGTGCTGCGCGGCGATGCGCTGGGCCTGCTGCACGGCCTGCCATTGGGTGTGAAAGACCTGGAAGCTACCGCCGATCTGCTGACGACCTATGGGTCGCCGCTGTTCCGCGACAACATACCGGCCGCCGACAATCTGCTGGTGGCGCGCCTGCGCGCAGCCGGTGCCATCGTGGCCGGCAAGACCAACATTCCCGAATTTGGTGCGGGGTCCAATTCACGCAATGCCGTGTGGGGAGCCACCGGCAACCCGTTCAACCCCAATCTGAATGCGGGCGGATCGTCGGGCGGTTCAGCTGCGGCACTGGCCTGCGACATGTTGCCGGTATGCACCGGATCGGACACCGGTGGTTCGCTGCGCATTCCTGCCGCGATCTGCGGTGTGGTGGGCTTCCGTCCCTCGCCTGGTGTGGTGCCCAGCGAGCGCAAGCTGCTTGGCTGGAGCCCCCTGTCGGTGGTCGGCCCGATGGGCCGCACGGTGGCCGATGCCTGCCTGCAGTTGGCGGCCACGGCCGGCCCGGCAGGCGGCGATCCGCTCAGCTACCCGCTTGATCCGCTGCAATTCCTGACGCCTGAACCGGTCGATCTGGGCAAACTGAAGGTGGGCTGGATCGAGGACTTCGGCGTCTGCGACGTGGACCCCGGCATGCGCGACACCATGCGCGCGAAGATGGCTGAAATGGGCCACTTGTTCGCCCGCTGCGATGCCATCCAGATGAATCTGCACGATGCGCATCGCTGCTTCGACGTGCTGCGTGCGGAAAGCTTCGTGGCCGGCATGCGCGAAGCCTACGAACGCGATCCGGCCAGCCTGGGCCCCAACCCTCGCGCCAACTTCGAGATGGGTGCAGCCATGTCGCTGCTCGACGCTGCATGGGCACGTGCCGAGCAGACTCGCCTGCTGCGTGAATTCGAAAAAGCCTACGAGGACTACGACATCCTGCTGGCACCGGTGGTGCCGGTGTCGGCCTTCCCCTGGGTCAATCTATATGCCGAAGTCATCGACGGCAAGACGCAGGCGAACTACTACCGCTGGTTGAGCCTGGCTTACGTGGTCACATTGACCGCGCATCCCTCGCTCGCCCTGCCCTGCGGCCTGGACTACGCAGGCATGCCATTCGGTGTGCAGGTCATTGGCGGCTTCCGTGAAGACCGCAAGACCTTGAACGTGGCCCACGCCATGGAACAGGCGTTTGCCTCGTCGCCCACGCTGCGCCGTCCCATCCCGAACATTGCAGCACTTCGTCACGCCGAGCCCAGTCTGACCTCGATCGTGACCGCACCGCCCATCTATCAGCGCGATGCCGGTGCCAACAGCATGTCGACCTCTTCCGTCTGA
- a CDS encoding NAD(P)/FAD-dependent oxidoreductase produces MQLQDFVVIGAGIAGASIGYRLAEHASVTVLEREAQPGYHSTGRSAAMFMETYGTPNIQALTRVGREFYQHPPEGFTETPLLTPRGVLYIAREDQMDILTEAYEAALARSPNVEMVDGATLLAEVPCLRPEAAFAGMRESGAADIDVNSLHQGYLRGLKQRGGTVRTNAEVTAIAPYADGWEVTLADGSKILARKLVNAAGAWADVVAKLAGVRPIGLEPRRRTAFIFAAPEGVATEHWPSVVGIDESFYFKPDAGLLLGSPANADPTEPHDVVPEEIDVATGIYHIEQSTTMTIRRPRNTWAGLRSFVADGDLVIGWDAEKPNFFWLAAQGGYGIQSAAGASLLAKNLLLGEALDETLVTQGVDVPGLDPARLR; encoded by the coding sequence ATGCAACTCCAGGATTTCGTCGTAATCGGTGCCGGCATTGCTGGCGCATCAATCGGTTATCGCCTGGCCGAACACGCCAGCGTCACCGTGCTCGAGCGCGAAGCGCAGCCCGGTTATCACTCTACCGGCCGCTCTGCCGCCATGTTCATGGAAACCTATGGAACGCCCAACATCCAGGCACTGACCCGCGTTGGCCGCGAGTTCTACCAGCACCCGCCAGAAGGGTTCACCGAAACCCCGCTGCTGACGCCCCGTGGCGTGCTCTACATCGCCCGCGAAGATCAGATGGACATACTGACCGAGGCTTATGAAGCCGCGCTGGCACGCTCGCCCAACGTTGAGATGGTCGATGGCGCAACCCTGCTGGCCGAGGTGCCCTGCCTGCGTCCCGAAGCTGCCTTTGCTGGCATGCGCGAAAGTGGTGCGGCCGACATCGATGTCAATTCCTTGCACCAAGGTTATCTGCGTGGCTTGAAGCAGCGCGGTGGCACCGTGCGCACCAACGCCGAAGTGACCGCAATCGCCCCCTACGCCGACGGCTGGGAAGTGACGCTGGCCGATGGCAGCAAGATTCTGGCACGCAAGCTGGTGAACGCCGCCGGCGCGTGGGCCGATGTCGTCGCCAAGCTTGCCGGCGTGCGCCCGATCGGCCTGGAGCCGCGTCGCCGTACCGCCTTCATTTTCGCGGCACCTGAAGGCGTCGCAACCGAACACTGGCCATCGGTAGTCGGCATCGACGAAAGCTTCTACTTCAAGCCCGACGCCGGTCTGCTGCTGGGTTCACCGGCCAACGCCGACCCGACCGAACCGCACGACGTGGTGCCGGAAGAAATCGATGTGGCCACTGGCATCTATCACATCGAGCAAAGCACCACGATGACGATCCGTCGCCCGCGCAACACCTGGGCCGGCCTGCGTTCTTTTGTTGCCGACGGCGATCTGGTGATCGGCTGGGACGCGGAAAAACCCAACTTCTTCTGGCTGGCAGCCCAAGGTGGCTACGGCATTCAGAGCGCAGCAGGAGCATCCCTGCTGGCCAAGAATCTTCTCCTCGGAGAAGCACTCGACGAAACCCTGGTGACCCAGGGCGTCGATGTCCCCGGACTCGATCCGGCACGTTTGCGTTAA
- a CDS encoding ABC transporter substrate-binding protein, with protein sequence MSGSVFQSRKLVGVIAAGLLALSGTAAVAQEKVLRVAPQADLRILDPVWTTAIVTRNHAFMIYDTLFGMDANGKILPQMVDTWKTSPDGMVWDFKLRPGLAFHDKTPVTSADVIASIKRWGSRDTLGQSMMAALTKIEAVDTNSFRMTFKQPFGMVLDAFAKSSPPFIMPERIAKTSGDQQITENIGSGPFIFKQDEYRPGNKIVYLKNKDYVSRSEAPAGTAGGKPVPVDRVEWIVLKDAQTQANALTNGEIDMIERMPPEQYSALKANPGVEIITQVPQGSVMLVLNHLVPPFNNPKIARAATLAISQESLLRAQMVNNDLFKTCPSFYPCGTAYASTTRTAGFTGKPQFSAAKRLLQEAGYDNKPVVLLHPTDHPTLNKYPPVMAALLTQAGFKVEVQSMDWQTLVARRAKKDPADKGGWNIFMTSFFMADTINPLVFTPMNGTGEKGWFGWPTNPKIETLKGEFLATLDEAKRKELAAQMQEEALSSGMLAPLGEYKPLVAVAKGVTGVVPSPNTVMWNIDKK encoded by the coding sequence ATGTCAGGCTCCGTATTCCAATCACGCAAACTCGTCGGCGTCATCGCCGCCGGCCTTCTCGCCCTGTCGGGCACCGCTGCCGTCGCCCAGGAAAAAGTCCTGCGCGTGGCACCGCAAGCCGACTTGCGCATTCTTGACCCGGTCTGGACCACTGCCATCGTGACGCGCAACCACGCGTTCATGATCTATGACACCTTGTTCGGCATGGATGCAAACGGCAAGATCCTGCCGCAGATGGTCGATACCTGGAAAACCAGCCCTGACGGCATGGTGTGGGACTTCAAGCTGCGCCCGGGCCTGGCATTTCACGACAAGACACCCGTCACAAGCGCCGACGTGATCGCCTCGATCAAGCGCTGGGGCAGCCGCGACACCTTGGGCCAGTCCATGATGGCCGCGCTGACGAAGATCGAAGCGGTCGACACCAACAGCTTCCGCATGACCTTCAAGCAGCCTTTCGGCATGGTGCTCGATGCCTTCGCCAAGTCCAGCCCGCCGTTCATCATGCCCGAGCGCATCGCCAAGACATCGGGCGACCAGCAGATCACCGAGAACATCGGTTCGGGTCCGTTCATCTTCAAGCAGGATGAATATCGTCCGGGCAACAAGATCGTCTATCTGAAGAACAAGGACTACGTGTCGCGTTCGGAGGCACCTGCCGGCACCGCTGGTGGCAAACCCGTGCCGGTGGACCGTGTTGAATGGATCGTGCTGAAAGACGCCCAGACTCAGGCGAACGCCCTGACCAACGGCGAGATCGACATGATCGAGCGCATGCCGCCCGAACAATATTCCGCCTTGAAGGCGAACCCCGGCGTTGAGATCATCACCCAGGTGCCGCAAGGCTCGGTCATGCTGGTACTGAATCACCTGGTGCCGCCGTTCAACAACCCCAAGATCGCCCGTGCCGCCACGCTCGCCATCAGCCAGGAGTCCCTGTTGCGCGCGCAGATGGTCAACAACGATCTGTTCAAGACCTGCCCGTCGTTCTACCCCTGCGGCACCGCCTACGCGTCGACCACCCGCACGGCAGGCTTCACCGGCAAACCGCAGTTCTCGGCGGCCAAGAGACTGCTGCAGGAAGCGGGTTACGACAACAAGCCGGTGGTTCTGCTGCATCCGACCGACCATCCGACCTTGAACAAGTACCCGCCCGTGATGGCAGCGCTGCTGACGCAGGCTGGTTTCAAGGTTGAAGTGCAGTCAATGGACTGGCAGACCCTGGTGGCCCGTCGCGCCAAGAAAGACCCGGCAGACAAAGGCGGCTGGAACATCTTCATGACCAGCTTCTTCATGGCCGACACCATCAATCCGCTGGTGTTCACCCCCATGAATGGCACGGGTGAGAAAGGCTGGTTCGGCTGGCCGACCAACCCCAAGATCGAAACCCTGAAGGGTGAATTCCTGGCTACGCTGGACGAGGCCAAGCGCAAGGAACTGGCAGCCCAGATGCAAGAGGAAGCACTGAGCAGCGGCATGCTTGCACCGCTTGGTGAATACAAGCCGCTGGTTGCCGTGGCCAAGGGCGTGACGGGCGTGGTGCCGTCGCCCAACACCGTGATGTGGAACATCGACAAGAAGTAA
- a CDS encoding ABC transporter permease has translation MPAFLLRRLLATIPVLIVVALIVFTMLQLSPGDPAAAIVGDSGNSEDIARVRAQLGLDQPWPVQFANWSGRLLQGDLGTSLFIKKSVAELISQRVGPTLSLAAVTLTLTLLVAIPLGVLAAWRHGGWLDRALMSMSALGFSVPAFVVAYLLIWLFALHLKWLPVQGYVEMSKGLWPWLRNLILPAFTLSTVYIALIARVTRASVAEALTEDYIRTARSKGISEARVLARHALRNAAIPIATVVGIGVALLISGVVVTETVFAIPGLGQLTVDAVLSRDFPVIQGITLFFSVIYVMVNLLVDLSYLALDPRIRY, from the coding sequence ATGCCCGCTTTTCTGTTGCGCCGTCTGCTGGCCACGATCCCTGTACTGATCGTGGTTGCCCTGATCGTCTTCACCATGTTGCAGCTGTCTCCGGGTGACCCGGCTGCCGCCATCGTCGGCGACAGTGGCAACAGCGAAGACATTGCCCGTGTCCGTGCCCAATTGGGGCTTGATCAACCTTGGCCGGTGCAATTTGCCAACTGGAGCGGCAGGCTGTTGCAGGGTGACCTGGGCACCTCGCTGTTCATCAAGAAAAGCGTTGCTGAACTGATTTCACAGCGTGTCGGCCCGACCTTATCCTTGGCCGCCGTCACGCTTACCTTGACCTTGCTGGTCGCCATTCCGCTGGGTGTGCTCGCGGCATGGCGTCACGGCGGGTGGCTTGATCGCGCGCTGATGAGCATGTCGGCACTGGGCTTCTCGGTGCCCGCCTTCGTGGTCGCCTACCTGTTGATCTGGCTGTTTGCACTGCACCTGAAGTGGTTGCCGGTGCAAGGCTACGTAGAGATGTCGAAAGGACTGTGGCCGTGGTTGCGCAACCTGATCCTGCCTGCCTTCACGCTGTCCACCGTCTACATCGCGCTGATCGCCCGCGTGACCCGTGCATCGGTAGCCGAAGCGCTGACCGAGGATTACATCCGCACTGCGCGTTCCAAAGGCATCTCTGAAGCACGCGTGCTGGCACGCCATGCCTTGCGCAACGCGGCCATTCCCATTGCCACCGTGGTGGGCATTGGCGTGGCCTTGCTGATCAGCGGCGTGGTGGTGACTGAAACGGTGTTCGCCATCCCCGGCCTGGGCCAGTTGACCGTGGATGCCGTGCTGTCGCGCGACTTCCCGGTGATCCAAGGCATCACACTGTTCTTCTCGGTGATCTACGTCATGGTCAACCTGCTGGTCGACCTGAGTTACCTCGCGCTCGATCCGCGCATCCGTTACTGA
- a CDS encoding ABC transporter permease — MSKIIQMLPPNALDAPPPVKRRSRLSKSLSNWSVRIGGGLLLLLIVMAVLAPLLGAIDPNAIDPVNGNLLPGTRAEFNSLTGETFSHIYLFGSDALGRDIFSRVLYGARVSITIGIVVAILSLILGMSVGLIGGYFRMLDSIIMRIMDGIMSIPAVLFAISLVAIFGGTLATVIVAITIPEIPRVARLVRSVVLTIREEPYIEAAIALDTPTIKILVRHILPNAIAPLIIQGTYVCAAAILIEAVLSFLGVGLPADMATWGNIMAEGRNQFNEYPHSVLIPGVFLALTVLAVNIMGDGLRDTLDPKFNKRGG; from the coding sequence ATGTCCAAGATCATTCAGATGCTTCCTCCTAACGCGCTTGATGCACCGCCGCCGGTCAAACGCCGCTCGCGCCTGTCCAAGAGTCTGTCCAACTGGTCGGTGCGCATAGGCGGCGGCCTGCTGCTGTTGCTGATCGTGATGGCGGTTTTGGCCCCGCTGCTGGGTGCAATCGACCCCAATGCCATCGACCCCGTCAACGGCAACCTGCTGCCCGGCACCCGCGCCGAGTTCAACTCGCTGACGGGCGAGACTTTCTCGCACATCTATCTGTTCGGTTCCGACGCGCTGGGTCGCGACATCTTCAGCCGCGTGCTGTATGGCGCCCGGGTGTCGATCACGATCGGTATCGTGGTCGCCATCCTGTCGCTGATCCTGGGCATGTCGGTGGGCCTGATCGGCGGCTACTTCCGCATGCTGGACAGCATCATCATGCGCATCATGGACGGCATCATGTCGATCCCGGCCGTGCTGTTCGCCATCAGCCTGGTGGCCATCTTCGGTGGCACCCTGGCTACCGTGATCGTTGCAATCACCATTCCCGAAATCCCGCGTGTCGCCCGTCTGGTGCGCTCGGTGGTGCTGACAATCCGCGAAGAGCCGTACATCGAGGCAGCGATTGCGCTGGACACGCCCACCATCAAGATCCTGGTGCGTCACATTCTGCCCAACGCCATTGCCCCGCTGATCATCCAGGGCACCTACGTGTGCGCGGCCGCCATTCTGATCGAAGCCGTGCTGTCCTTCCTGGGCGTGGGACTGCCGGCCGACATGGCCACCTGGGGCAACATCATGGCCGAGGGCCGCAACCAGTTCAACGAGTACCCGCACAGCGTGCTGATTCCGGGCGTGTTCCTGGCGCTGACCGTGCTGGCTGTAAACATCATGGGGGACGGCCTGCGCGACACGCTCGACCCGAAATTCAACAAGCGTGGAGGCTGA
- a CDS encoding ABC transporter ATP-binding protein, translating into MSTQPVLNVQDLSIALPPGADRPHAVEHISFSVAPGKIVCLLGESGSGKSVIASAVMGLAAPGLKAVGGSITLQGEDILNASQDRLRKLRGSRMAMVFQEPMTALNPVMRCGEQVDEMLAQHVSTGAAERKQQILAIFERVKLPDPARIYASYPHQLSGGQRQRIVIAMALILKPALLICDEPTTALDVTTQAEILKLIRELQTENGTAVLFITHDFGVVAEIADQVVVLQLGNQVESGDKLTVLTQPREAYTRMLLDAVPALAPVDRPAVSHEYPLLETRALCKTYVTGGWPKKKVEVFAAKEVSLRIHPSETVGIVGESGSGKSTVARCIARLIEPSSGEIFADGRSVAQLNGRALSPFRRHVQVVFQDPYRSLDPRQTVGASIIEGPMNFGTSHADATRRAEELMHLVRLKPEALRRYPSEFSGGQRQRICIARALACEPKLLIADEAVSALDVSVQDQILKLLNDIQRQLKLGILFITHDLRVASQICDRVIVMQRGEIVEQGPIREVFFSPQHDYTRKLLAAAPGQDFDFSRRAA; encoded by the coding sequence ATGAGCACGCAGCCCGTATTGAACGTACAAGACCTCAGCATCGCCTTGCCCCCCGGAGCAGACCGACCGCATGCAGTCGAACACATCAGCTTTAGCGTGGCACCGGGAAAGATCGTGTGCCTGCTGGGGGAGTCCGGCTCGGGTAAATCGGTGATCGCCAGCGCCGTCATGGGCTTGGCCGCACCCGGCCTGAAAGCCGTGGGTGGCAGCATCACACTGCAAGGCGAAGACATCCTTAATGCCAGCCAGGACCGTCTGCGCAAACTGCGCGGCTCGCGCATGGCCATGGTGTTCCAGGAACCCATGACCGCGCTCAACCCGGTCATGCGTTGCGGCGAGCAGGTAGACGAAATGCTGGCGCAGCACGTGTCTACGGGCGCAGCTGAGCGCAAGCAGCAGATTCTGGCGATCTTCGAGCGTGTGAAGCTGCCGGATCCGGCGCGCATCTATGCGTCTTACCCGCACCAGCTATCGGGTGGCCAGCGCCAGCGCATCGTGATCGCGATGGCGCTGATCCTGAAGCCCGCGCTGCTGATCTGCGACGAGCCCACCACGGCACTCGACGTCACAACGCAGGCTGAAATTCTGAAGCTGATTCGCGAGCTGCAGACTGAAAACGGCACGGCCGTGCTGTTCATCACCCACGACTTCGGCGTGGTCGCTGAAATCGCCGACCAAGTTGTCGTGCTGCAACTAGGTAACCAGGTGGAATCCGGCGACAAACTGACAGTTCTGACCCAGCCTCGCGAGGCCTATACCCGCATGCTGCTGGATGCAGTGCCTGCGCTCGCTCCGGTGGACCGGCCGGCGGTGTCGCATGAATACCCGCTGCTGGAAACCCGAGCACTGTGCAAGACCTACGTCACCGGGGGATGGCCGAAGAAAAAGGTCGAGGTGTTTGCCGCCAAGGAAGTGTCCTTGCGTATTCATCCGTCCGAGACGGTTGGTATCGTGGGGGAATCCGGCTCGGGCAAGTCCACGGTTGCACGCTGCATCGCCAGGTTGATCGAGCCGTCGAGCGGTGAAATCTTTGCCGATGGCCGGTCGGTGGCGCAGCTCAATGGTCGTGCGCTGTCGCCGTTCCGCCGCCACGTGCAGGTGGTGTTCCAGGACCCGTACCGATCCTTGGACCCACGTCAGACCGTGGGGGCATCCATCATCGAAGGCCCGATGAACTTCGGCACCTCGCATGCAGACGCCACCCGTCGGGCGGAAGAACTGATGCACCTGGTGCGTCTGAAGCCGGAAGCGCTGCGTCGTTATCCCAGCGAGTTCTCGGGTGGTCAGCGCCAACGCATCTGCATTGCGCGCGCCCTCGCTTGCGAACCAAAACTGCTGATCGCCGATGAAGCCGTGTCGGCACTGGACGTCTCGGTGCAGGATCAGATTCTGAAGCTGTTGAATGATATCCAGCGGCAACTGAAGCTGGGCATTCTGTTCATCACGCACGATCTTCGGGTGGCCAGCCAGATTTGCGATCGGGTGATCGTGATGCAACGCGGCGAAATCGTGGAGCAAGGCCCAATCCGCGAGGTGTTCTTCTCGCCGCAGCATGACTACACACGCAAGTTGCTGGCCGCTGCACCAGGCCAGGATTTCGACTTCAGCCGACGCGCCGCCTGA